A stretch of Elephas maximus indicus isolate mEleMax1 chromosome 20, mEleMax1 primary haplotype, whole genome shotgun sequence DNA encodes these proteins:
- the LOC126063802 gene encoding olfactory receptor 4P4-like, with translation MENRNNVTEFILLGLSQNKKVRMLCFLFFLLCYLTIWLGNLVIMISITCSQLTNQPIYFFLSYLALLDLFYTSTVTPKLMADLLTERKITSYKNCMTLFTTHFFGGIEVFILTGMAYDQYVAICKPLHYAIIMNRQRCNSILLASCAGGLLHSLGLLLLTIFLPFCGPNEIGHYFCDVYPLLKLACTKTDKIGFLVIANSGLMGMVIFVVLMASYVMIMYNLRAYSAESRHKALSTCSSHITVVILFFVPVIFIYIRPTTTLPEDKVFTLFYTIIFPMLNPLIYTLRNVEMKNAIRKVWCNQMFVEGKQMI, from the coding sequence ATGGAAAATAGAAATAATGTTACCGAATTTATTCTTCTGGGACTTTCTCAGAATAAGAAAGTCAGAATgctctgctttttatttttcttactttgtTACCTGACTATATGGTTGGGAAATCTGGTTATTATGATTTCTATCACATGCAGCCAGCTAACTAACCAGCCCATATACTTCTTCCTTAGTTACCTTGCTCTCTTAGACCTTTTCTACACTTCCACTGTGACACCCAAACTAATGGCTGACTTACTGACAGAAAGGAAGATCACTTCTTATAAAAACTGCATGACACTTTTTACCACACACTTCTTTGGTGGTATTGAGGTTTTCATCCTCACAGGGATGGCCTATGACCAGTACGTTGCCATCTGCAAACCACTGCACTACGCCATCATCATGAACAGGCAAAGATGTAACTCAATTCTCTTAGCGTCATGTGCTGGGGGGCTTCTACATTCCCTTGGTCTATTACTTCTTACAATTTTTTTGCCTTTCTGTGGCCCCAATGAAATAGGTCACTATTTCTGTGATGTCTATCCTTTGCTGAAACTGGCCTGcaccaaaacagacaaaatagGTTTCTTAGTGATTGCCAATTCTGGCCTCATGGGAATGGTGATCTTCGTGGTTTTGATGGCATCCTATGTTATGATAATGTATAATTTGAGAGCATACTCTGCAGAGAGCCGCCACAAAGCACTTTCCACTTGCAGTTCTCACATCACTGTTGTGATTCTGTTTTTTGTACCTGTCATCTTTATTTATATTAGACCCACAACAACTTTACCAGAAGATAAAGTGTTTACACTTTTTTACACAATTATCTTCCCCATGCTCAACCCTCTTATCTATACACTTAGAAACGTGGAGATGAAAAATGCCATAAGGAAAGTGTGGTGTAATCAAATGTTTGTGGAAGGGAAGCAAATGATTTGA